GAAAATAGAAATGAAATAGATAAAAGCAGGAAAATATATTTTGATGATTTCATTTTTTAGCTGATTTTTTACTAAAATGGATAATTATTATTATTGCTGTTCGAAGAAGGATTTTTTTATTATTAATTGAATACTTCGATTCTAAAAACTAATATAGCATAGGGTGGAATATCTGAACCTGCTCCTCTAGCTCCATATCCTAAATGGGAAGGAAGGTATAATGTTCCCTTTCCTCCTTTTCCAATGAGAGGTACACCTTCATTCCAACCATCTATAACACCACCTCCAACGGTAAAAGTAAATGGTTGTCTACCAAAAGAAGAATCAAATATAGCTCCTGATAATAGTTTTCCTTCATAGTTTACTGTAACTCTTTCTCCGTTTTGAATAGGTGTTCCCTGTTCATCAAGAACATAATACAAACCTGATTGTGTTTTTTGAGGAGTAATATTATTTTCAGTAAAATAAACTTGAAGAATACTATCTTGTACTAATGGATTTGATGGATTATTAGTTAGTGTTTCATTATTTTCATCTTTTTTACAAGAAGAAAATAAAGCACCTCCAATGAAAAGCAATAAAAGGCTTATTGTAATATACTTTGATAATTTCATTTTGGTAATAATTAGTTTTTAATGATTTTGTTTTTTAGTTTTTAATTTTCTAGGATTTCTATTTTATAGATAAGCATTGCATCAGGTTCTAATTGTTCGCCTACTTCTTCTTTTCCGTAAGCTAGTTTGGAAGGAATATACAAATAACCTATTCCCCCTTTCCCAATAATAGGAATTCCTTCTTCCCAACCTTTTATAAAATTTCCTTTTCCAATAGTAATTTCATATATTTTTTCTGAATCATGAGAAGAATCAAGATTTTCATCTGTCATAAGAAAAGTT
This is a stretch of genomic DNA from Bernardetia sp. MNP-M8. It encodes these proteins:
- a CDS encoding FKBP-type peptidyl-prolyl cis-trans isomerase encodes the protein MKLSKYITISLLLLFIGGALFSSCKKDENNETLTNNPSNPLVQDSILQVYFTENNITPQKTQSGLYYVLDEQGTPIQNGERVTVNYEGKLLSGAIFDSSFGRQPFTFTVGGGVIDGWNEGVPLIGKGGKGTLYLPSHLGYGARGAGSDIPPYAILVFRIEVFN